GGCCGCTGATGATCGGTGGCGAACTGGTGCAGGTCGAGCCGACCGTGATGCACGTCACCGACTGGTACTGCCCGGCCGAGGCCTTCGTGCTGCGCACCGAGGTGCGCCAGGACGACAAGGTGCAGCGCGTCGATGTCACCGCGCTGGAGCGCGATACGCAGGCGCCGTAGCCGGCGCCATGGCCGGCTCGCCCGCGAGGGCACAAAAAAACCCGCCGCGGCGGGTTTTCTTGTATCCGGCGGCAGCCGTGGTTCAGCTGGCAGCCGGAGCGGGGGTGGCTTTCTTCTTGCTGCTCTTGTTGTTCTTTTTCTTGGTGCCTTGCTTGGCCGGCTTCTTGTCGGCGGCCGGTGCGGCAGGGTCGGCCAGGTCGGTGCGGGTGCTCTTGTTCGCCCCCTGGCTGTACGGATCGAACTTGTCGCCGGCCTTGGCTCCCTGGCTGTACGGGTCGAACTTCTCGCCCGACTTGGCGCCCTGGGAATACGGATCGAACTGCTGCTTGCCGCCGGTTTGTGCCTGCACGGCCAGCGAAGCGGCGCCAAGGCAGAGTGCGATCGCGGTCGCGACGAACTTGTTCATGGTTTCTCCTGAGATATGCCGCCGTCGGGCGGTCGGTCTATGGCCTGCCCTGCACAGGGATGGCTCGGGCCAGTGTCGCCAACATCATTCATGACTGTCAACTTGGGGCTTGCCCGGCACGACACCCTCATGGAAACCCTGAATTGCGGTGCTGGCGCGATTGCGCTTCGCGCCGCAGGTGCGCCTTACTCGGTGACCGCGTCGGACGGGTGCTTCCAGGCCGCGCGCACCTCGCCCGACGGTGCCAGCGCCAGGTTGATGGCGCGGCTGCCGATGGGCTGCTGGAACCAGCGCTGCTGCAGCGCCGTGATCTCGGGGCCGGCAAAGGTCGTGGCCAGGGTCTGGTCGACCAGGCGCTTCCATTCCGGATCCGCCTTGGACAGCATCAGCGCATTCTGTTCGACGGACAGCGCCGGGCCGACGATGACGTACTGCGAGGGATCCTTGGCGCGCGCGCGCAGGCCGGCCAGCAGCACGTCGTCCATCACGAAGGCCTGGGCCCGGCCCGATTCCAGCAGCAGGAACGATTCACCGTGGTCCTTGGCGTAGACGTCGTGATAGCCGTACTGGCCCTTGAAGCGGCGCACGTGGCGGTCGCCGGTCGAGCCCGCGCTCGTGACCACGGTCTTGCCGCGCAGGTCGGCGAACGAGCGGATGCCCGAGTCGGCCCGCACCAGCATGCGCACCGTCGACACGTAGTGCGAGACGCTGAACGCGACCTGCTTCTGGCGCTCGAGCGAATTGGTGTTGGGCGCGCAATCCAGGTCGACCAGCCCGTTCACCACCGCCGGGATGCGGTTCTGCGGCGTCAGCGGCATCCAGCGCACCTTCAGGTCCTTCAGGCCCAGCTTCTGACGCGCCGCCTCGGCCGCGCGCAGGCACAGCTCCACGGCATAGCCGGCTGGCTGGCCCTTGTCGTCGGCAAACGAGAACGGCAGCGCGGATTCACGGTAGCCCAGCACGATGGTGCCGGCGTCGCGGATCTTGTCGAGCACCGGGCTCTGGGCACGGGCTGTGGCCGGCGCCAGCATGGCGGCGGCGCCGGCGGCAAGAGCGATGGCGATGGCCGCCAGCGGCAGGCGGGCAAGGCGGAGGGAGGAGGCAAAGACAGACATCGGAGGGGAACCGGGAAACGGCCGGCAATGCGGCAAAGACGCTAGGGTATACCCGAGGCAAGCCAAGGCGAAGGACATTGTCGTCATAAGCAAATTCCGGCCGCACTGGCTGTCCGGCGCATCGGTTGCCGTCTTGGTTGCAGCCGTGAAACGCCAAACGGATGAGGCGTGCGGGCGCCATCGATGCGTCCGTTGCGCCATTTGACCGATGGGCTCGCCACCCTTGCTGGCCTACGCTTGCGAAAAACGACACGGCGACGGGACGGGGGCACTATGGCAGCAAGCAATCGCTGGCGCGGCAGGATGATGGCGGCAGGCGCCGTCGCGCGGCTGCAGCCTGATCCGCGGTCCCGCTAACCCCAGGGCCGCACCATGCACGCAGCTGCCACGCCCGTGCCCGCCGCCGGGCATACCGGACCGGCCATGCAGGCCCTGTCCGGCTGCGCGCTTCCCGACGATGCGCTGCTGGACTGCCTGCTCTGGCTGGCACGGCACTTCCGGCAGCCCGCGTCTCCCGAGGCGTTGCTGGCAGGATTGCCGCTGGAATGCCATCGCCTGACGCCGGCGCTGTTCGCGCGCGCGGCGGCGCGCGCCGGCCTGTCCGCGCGGCTGGTGCGACGCAGGCCCGACGAGATCCCGGACCGGGTGCTGCCCGCGGTGCTGCTGCTCGACCAGGGCCAGCAGGCATGCTTGCTGGTGCGCCGCGGCGATGACGGCATGCTGGTGGTGGTGATGCCCGAGTTCGGTGATGGCGAGCAGGCCGTGCCGGGCGCGGAACTGTTGGCACGCTGCACCGGACACGCCATCCTTGCCCGGCCCGCGTACCGCGCCGACGGCGCGCAGGCAAGCCCCCATGCCGCGCTCCATGATGCCCCGCAGGCCTCGCCGCAAGCCTGGTTCTGGGGCGTGATGCGGCAGTCGTGGCCGGTCTATGGCGAGGTACTGGTGGCTTCGCTGCTGCTGAGCCTGTTCGCGCTGGTCATGCCGCTGTTCACCATGAACGTCTACGACCGCGTGGTGCCGAACCATGCGCTGGAAACGCTGTGGGCGCTGGCGGTCGGGGTCGGCCTGGTGCTGCTGTTCGAATTCGCGATGCGCATGCTGCGCGGCTACTTTGTCGATGTCGCGGGCCGGCGCATCGACGTGACGGTATCCGCCAGCGTGTTCGAAAAGATCCTGGGCATCGAGATGAAGTCACGGCCCGCCTCGGTCGGCAGCCTCAGCAGCCAGCTGCAAGAGTTCGAGTCGGTGCGCGACTTCCTGACCTCGGCCACGATTACCACGCTGATCGACCTGCCCTTCGCCGCGGGCTTCATCGCCGCGATGTTCTGGGTGGGCGGCCCGCTGGCGTGGGTGCCCCTGCTGGCGGTGCCGGTGGTGCTTGGCCTGAGCCTGGCGCTGCAGGGGCCACTGGCGCGCGCGGTGCGGGCCAGCAGCGCCTGCGCGGCGCAGCGCCAGGCGGCGCTGGTGGAGACGCTGGTCGGCCTCGAGGCCATCAAGATCGCCGGCGCCGAAAGCGCGGCGCAGCGCCGCTGGGAGCAGGTAGTCGGACAGATGGCCGCGCTCGGGCTGCGCTCGCGCTGGCTGTCGGCGTGCGTCGTCAACGCGGCGCTGTTCGCGCAGCAGGCCGCCACCCTGGTGGTGGTCGTCATCGGCGTCTACCAGATTGCCGGCGACCGCCTCACCATGGGCGGCCTGATCGCCTGCACCCTGCTGGCCGCACGTGCGCTGGCGCCGCTGTCGCAGATGGCCGGACTGACCACGCGCTACCACCAGGCGCGCACCGCGCTGGCCGGCCTTGACCGGATCATGGCACTGCCGGTCGAGCGCCCACCCGGCAAGCATTTCCTGCACCGCGCGCCGTTGCGGGGCGAGATTGAATTCCGCGGCGTCAGTTTCCGCTATCCCGGCCGGGACGGTGCGGCGCTGGATGGTGTCTCGTTCCGCATTGCCAGCGGCGAGCGCGTCGGGCTGATCGGACGCATCGGTTCAGGCAAGAGCACCATCGAAAAGCTGGTCCTCGGACTCTACGCACCGGAGGCTGGCTCGGTGCTGATCGACGGGGCCGAAGTGCGCCAGCTCGATCCCGCGGCGCTGCGGCGCGATATCGGCCATGTGCCGCAGGACGTGATGCTGTTCAGCGGCACGGTGCGTGACAACATCGTGATGGGCGCCCCCTGGGCCGACGACGCCGCGGTGCTGCGCGCGGCACGCGTGGGTGGCGTCAGCGACTTCATCGATCGCTTGCCCGAGGGCTATGACCTGCGCCTGGGCGAACGCGGC
The sequence above is a segment of the Cupriavidus sp. MP-37 genome. Coding sequences within it:
- a CDS encoding type I secretion system permease/ATPase; translated protein: MHAAATPVPAAGHTGPAMQALSGCALPDDALLDCLLWLARHFRQPASPEALLAGLPLECHRLTPALFARAAARAGLSARLVRRRPDEIPDRVLPAVLLLDQGQQACLLVRRGDDGMLVVVMPEFGDGEQAVPGAELLARCTGHAILARPAYRADGAQASPHAALHDAPQASPQAWFWGVMRQSWPVYGEVLVASLLLSLFALVMPLFTMNVYDRVVPNHALETLWALAVGVGLVLLFEFAMRMLRGYFVDVAGRRIDVTVSASVFEKILGIEMKSRPASVGSLSSQLQEFESVRDFLTSATITTLIDLPFAAGFIAAMFWVGGPLAWVPLLAVPVVLGLSLALQGPLARAVRASSACAAQRQAALVETLVGLEAIKIAGAESAAQRRWEQVVGQMAALGLRSRWLSACVVNAALFAQQAATLVVVVIGVYQIAGDRLTMGGLIACTLLAARALAPLSQMAGLTTRYHQARTALAGLDRIMALPVERPPGKHFLHRAPLRGEIEFRGVSFRYPGRDGAALDGVSFRIASGERVGLIGRIGSGKSTIEKLVLGLYAPEAGSVLIDGAEVRQLDPAALRRDIGHVPQDVMLFSGTVRDNIVMGAPWADDAAVLRAARVGGVSDFIDRLPEGYDLRLGERGEGLSGGQRQAIAIARAELLRPPVLLLDEPSSAMDNRTEEQFKARLAAALGERTLLLVTHRGSLLSLVDRLIVMDQGRIVADGPKAQVLDALAGRKLHVASA
- a CDS encoding amino acid ABC transporter permease, which produces MNKFVATAIALCLGAASLAVQAQTGGKQQFDPYSQGAKSGEKFDPYSQGAKAGDKFDPYSQGANKSTRTDLADPAAPAADKKPAKQGTKKKNNKSSKKKATPAPAAS
- a CDS encoding amino acid ABC transporter substrate-binding protein, with the translated sequence MSVFASSLRLARLPLAAIAIALAAGAAAMLAPATARAQSPVLDKIRDAGTIVLGYRESALPFSFADDKGQPAGYAVELCLRAAEAARQKLGLKDLKVRWMPLTPQNRIPAVVNGLVDLDCAPNTNSLERQKQVAFSVSHYVSTVRMLVRADSGIRSFADLRGKTVVTSAGSTGDRHVRRFKGQYGYHDVYAKDHGESFLLLESGRAQAFVMDDVLLAGLRARAKDPSQYVIVGPALSVEQNALMLSKADPEWKRLVDQTLATTFAGPEITALQQRWFQQPIGSRAINLALAPSGEVRAAWKHPSDAVTE